The DNA segment CACGTCGTCCGGCTGACGGTCGCCGTAAGTGCCGGCCGGAATCGTGGCCGCCGAGAAGGCGGCGCCCATCTCCTCCAGCATCGCGTCGATTTCCTCCGACATGTCGACCCAACGAACGTCCGTGTTCTGTGCGAGTTCTTTGAAGTTCGGGGCGCCGGTCGAACCAGGCAGCACCACGCCAGCCACGGTCCCTTGCTTGAGTGCGTCAAGGGCCTCATCTGTGTCGGAGGTCGCGATGATTTTCACGGAGTCTGGGTCCACGCCGTAGGCGTTCAACATGGCCGTCGTGAACTTCTCGACGGAGCTGAGAGCGGGACGCTCTCCGACGATGCGCTTGCCTTCCAGGTCAGCCGGCGTCTCGACTCCAGAGTCCTTCCGGACGATCAACTGGGTGTTCGAGCCGAATCCGGCGGCCATCACCCGTACGTCGAGTGCGTCTTCGAAGGAGCCCTCGCCCTTGAATCCTTCGGTCAAGGCCTCTGAGCTGGTCATGCCGAGGTCGGCGTGTCCCTCACCCATAGCCCGAACAGTGGCATCCGAGCCACCCACGGACTGCACAGAGACATCTACCGCCGTGTTGTCCGAAAGAATCTTACTCATGGCGACTGCCGTCGTGTAGTAGGCGCTGCCCACGGAAGACGTCCCGAAGACCACCGAGCTTCTTTCGGTGGAACCGCCAGCGGCGTCGTCGGCCGAGCCGGAGTCTCCGCCCCCGCAGCCAGATAGGGCGATCAAACTCATCGCCATGAGCCCCGCCAGCAAGCCAGTCGACCGGAGGGGGGAACGAGGCACGCGCTGCAACACGAGAGAAACAGGCTTCACGGTAGATCCTCTGCTCAGAATGGACGTGTGGAACCGGCTGCGACCTGTGGCATAGGCGGGTTCAAGAGCGATAGAGTCAGCAACGAGAACCTGCACAACGCAATCGATGGCTGCCGGCCGTTGCTGTCTGCCGGGTGCGCTGCCTCTCGTCCAAGCAGGTCGACGCGGCTGGCTGGCTCCTTTCCGGGACCCATGAATGCCTCTCCCGTAGGAGTGCCACGTGTCAGTGCTGGGCCTGCTGTGCGTCAGTCTCCAGGTTCGGTCCGGCACCTCTTCCTCGACCTCGATATCACCCGTCGATTACCTGAATATCACTCATCTGCTGAGAGTGTCAACGGTCACAGCCGGTGAACTACACGTGAGATCGCGTGACTCATGCTGCCCTTGGTCGTCGTGCACGGCCGTCCTTTGCCACTGTCCGGGCGTACGAGCAGGACCACTTGTTTCTTGCTGGCGCGCTCGGGCCTCGGCGAACTGCTCCTCGACGATGGCCGCGATTGTGGGGTCGCGGGGCTGCATGACGCCCCAGGTGAAGGCGCCCGTCCGCGCCGGTACGGCGCCGTTCGCAGTAGGACTTGGCTGACAGCCTGGCTGCCATTGCCGCCAGGCGTACCCGGCGCGCTCCGAACTTCCGCGTGTACCTGCAGGTCAAACGGCATGTAGGGGGTGGTCAGGGACGGGATCGAACCGCCGACCCCACGCTTTTCAGAGCCGCAGGCGGGTGTTTGTAGAAGACCGCTGACGTCCATAACCGCAGGTCAGCGCCATGATCATGTGCGAGGCCGTTCGCCGGAAAGTGCAGAAATCCGCGCAGTTGGCTGCCAACTTGGCTGCCAGGCTGAAGCCTGTCCCGGGCTGTCCCGGGCTGTCCCGGGCTGTCCCGGGCTGCCCCGGTGGCTTCACGCCCGGTGCAGTTCCTCGCGCGCCACGCGACGAGCGATGCTCTCCACGTCCGCCGTGGTGAGCTGCTCAGGGGGCTCCTGGACTGCCTGCCGCAACAGCCGGCGAACCAGCGCCGAGGTCGGGACGTGGGCCTCTGCGGCCTGCCGCCGCAGCTGCGCGTCGAGCTCACGGTCGATGCGCAGGTGCAGGGGCACATCGAGCGCCGCCGCCTTCTCCGTGCCCTCGGCCTGGGCTGCCTCGGCCTCTTCCTGCGCAACCTCTGCCCGGATCGCACGGTGGCGTACCCGGCGTGCTCCTCGGGCACCGTCGGTGGTCTCAGTCATTCCGCGACTCCTTGCTGTCGAGGTAGTGCCGCAGATCGGCACCGCGGGCTATCCACGCCGTGACACCGGAACCGTCGTACGGGTCGACGA comes from the Mycobacteriales bacterium genome and includes:
- a CDS encoding ribbon-helix-helix protein, CopG family — encoded protein: MTETTDGARGARRVRHRAIRAEVAQEEAEAAQAEGTEKAAALDVPLHLRIDRELDAQLRRQAAEAHVPTSALVRRLLRQAVQEPPEQLTTADVESIARRVAREELHRA
- a CDS encoding TAXI family TRAP transporter solute-binding subunit; translated protein: MKPVSLVLQRVPRSPLRSTGLLAGLMAMSLIALSGCGGGDSGSADDAAGGSTERSSVVFGTSSVGSAYYTTAVAMSKILSDNTAVDVSVQSVGGSDATVRAMGEGHADLGMTSSEALTEGFKGEGSFEDALDVRVMAAGFGSNTQLIVRKDSGVETPADLEGKRIVGERPALSSVEKFTTAMLNAYGVDPDSVKIIATSDTDEALDALKQGTVAGVVLPGSTGAPNFKELAQNTDVRWVDMSEEIDAMLEEMGAAFSAATIPAGTYGDRQPDDVVTVSAATYLAVKADLSEESVYEMTKALFENNDSLASDVPNGKFWNVENTLDRELTVPFHPGAVRYFEETGSWSKELQEQQDSLL